The genome window AATTAGAGCCACCCAATATACCTGAAAAATATGCACACTTATTTCAAGTTGGCAGCTCTATCAATCAATTCATCCCCGTCGGAGCAAACTCTGGTTGTCTACTGGAAGACTCAAATGCCACGATCGATGCCATCGTCGCAGATATCGATACAGCCACTGAGCATGTTCATCTGATTTTCTACATCTGGCTAACCGATAACAACGGGTTAAAAATTGTCGATGCGCTCAAGCGTGCAGCTGCACGAAGTGTCACCTGCCGCGTCATGGCCGATGGCCTCGGCTCACGCTCGATGGTGAGCTCGAAGCACTGGAAAGCGATGCAAGCAGCAGGTGTGCACGTCGCCGTCGCGCTGCCCATAGGCAATCCGCTACTGCGCCCATTGCACGGACGTATCGATCTGCGCAATCACCGTAAAATTGTCGTGATCGATCACTGCATTACTTATTGTGGCAGTCAAAATTGCGCCGACCCCGAATTTTTGGTGAAAGCAAAGTATGCGCCATGGGTGGATGCGATGATTCGCTTCGAAGGCCCCATCGCACATCAAAACCAGCAGCTCTTTGCGTCTGACTGGATGGGGCATGTCGATGAAAACTTAAATGAGCTACTGCAAAGAAAACCACAGGCCGACCAGACTGGATTTCCAGCACAAGTCATCGGCACCGGCCCAACCGTTCGCTATTCAGCGATGTCGGAAGTATTCGAGACCTTGATCTACGCCGCACGACAAGAGATCTGCATTACCACGCCCTACTACGTGCCCAATGAATCGATGCAAGAAGCACTCTGTGCCTGCGCGCGCCGTGGGGTCACCACCACTATCATATTCCCTGCCCGCAATGATTCCTGGATCGTCGGCGCAGCCAGTCACAGCTACTATGCCGACTTACTTGAAGCAGGCGTGCGCATTTTTGAATATAAAAGCGGCCTACTTCATACAAAGTCACTGACACTAGATAACGATATCACGCTCATCGGTTCAGCGAATATGGATCGACGCAGTTTCGAATTAAACTACGAGAACAACATTCTACTCTATGACCCCAAGCTCACGCAAACCGTGTGCGAACGACAGGCGCACTACCTAGCCGACTCCAAACAAGTCACTCTAGAAATGGTCGCGGCATGGCCCATCACGCGACGCCTGTGGAATAATACGATTGGTATGTTAGGGCCGATTCTCTAACTGTCGGAATATCATCTCAAGCCCCCCTTACAACTTGCAAAAATCACGACGGTCACGAAACTAACAGATCGACCAACACGTTGCAGCCCAATATCCACTTAAAGAAAGCACATTATGACTCAGCAAAACGAAAATGCCACCGAGACAAACACTTGCCCAGATCGTGAAAAACTCGTCGCCGACCTAGAGCAGCTACTCGCTGACGCCAAGGTGCTCACGTCTGATGTCTCCGAAACATCACAAGCCTATTTCACAGAGAAAACGGCGCACATACGCTCACAACTGACTGATGCCATCAACGACGTCAAAGAGCGCGGCGAATCGACCAAGGAACAAGCAGTTGAGACCATCGAAAAGGTAGAAGCGATGATCAAAGACAAGCCATGGAGAGCAGTCGGCATTGCAGTGCTCGCAGGCATCGTGATTGATCGTATTATTCGCGACTAGAGAATGAGCCAACTCCTACAGTCGATTCAGCAACTGCTAAAGTCGCGCTTTGAGCTCTTCCTCGCCGAGTGTCGCTTAGAGCGTTCGCGCCTCTCGCTACTCTTCACCCTATTAGGCTTAGCGTGTGGAGCACTCTTTCTTGCAGGCGCCTCGGCATTGACCGCAATAGTCATTGCCATTCCTGCGGAGCATCGAGTGCTCGTCCTCACCATCGCCGCGATACTCGCCCTGCTCGCCACAGTGATCTGCGCTGTCATGGCATCAAATATTTTGAGGTCCAAACAGTCACCATTCGAGGCAACAAGAGCCGAACTTAGGAAGGACGTTGAATGTTTAACATCCGCAATCAAGAACAAGCGATAAGAGAGGCACAGGCTCGCGCCACACAGGAGCGCAACGCCATAGAGCATTCGACTCAATCGGCCATCACCGCTTGCCAGAAAGTTCTCTTACGAAGTGCCCTCAA of Lentimonas sp. CC4 contains these proteins:
- a CDS encoding DUF883 family protein gives rise to the protein MTQQNENATETNTCPDREKLVADLEQLLADAKVLTSDVSETSQAYFTEKTAHIRSQLTDAINDVKERGESTKEQAVETIEKVEAMIKDKPWRAVGIAVLAGIVIDRIIRD
- the cls gene encoding cardiolipin synthase — its product is MTDYITIGSLTSLAYVLLHVGIILRAVLRPNREPASRVAWVVVIIVIPIAGMIAYLLFGETSIGRKRVARMKKVVAEIEATMRAQDPESELEPPNIPEKYAHLFQVGSSINQFIPVGANSGCLLEDSNATIDAIVADIDTATEHVHLIFYIWLTDNNGLKIVDALKRAAARSVTCRVMADGLGSRSMVSSKHWKAMQAAGVHVAVALPIGNPLLRPLHGRIDLRNHRKIVVIDHCITYCGSQNCADPEFLVKAKYAPWVDAMIRFEGPIAHQNQQLFASDWMGHVDENLNELLQRKPQADQTGFPAQVIGTGPTVRYSAMSEVFETLIYAARQEICITTPYYVPNESMQEALCACARRGVTTTIIFPARNDSWIVGAASHSYYADLLEAGVRIFEYKSGLLHTKSLTLDNDITLIGSANMDRRSFELNYENNILLYDPKLTQTVCERQAHYLADSKQVTLEMVAAWPITRRLWNNTIGMLGPIL
- a CDS encoding phage holin family protein; this encodes MSQLLQSIQQLLKSRFELFLAECRLERSRLSLLFTLLGLACGALFLAGASALTAIVIAIPAEHRVLVLTIAAILALLATVICAVMASNILRSKQSPFEATRAELRKDVECLTSAIKNKR